The following proteins are co-located in the Dehalococcoides mccartyi 195 genome:
- a CDS encoding GNAT family N-acetyltransferase: protein MKEPLVLQTPRLELIPANSDMLNCEIQDTKQLGQLLGAEIPTSWPPEGYGCETLKRLLTKYDVKTGYLNWYIILNQSGIHRQLIGQAGFKGEPTAEGRMEIDYSILEHYQHHGYAMEAVHSLIGWILGDQSVREIIAQTYPESIAAQKLLVKIGFSASGKGAEPGTILFTLPREDYKTELPPISEGDKTMKEDLKANSRKAAESFGEMLAAFGSAVSEIFNDPSLKEKAKEFGRSVSNSAGAVTDRFKDEEVKVKFKEVGDAAQSFGKNVSNIFKDDKKEPKKPDTET, encoded by the coding sequence ATGAAAGAACCATTAGTTCTTCAAACCCCCCGTCTGGAATTGATACCGGCAAATTCGGACATGCTTAACTGCGAAATTCAAGATACAAAACAGCTGGGGCAGTTACTTGGGGCAGAAATCCCGACCAGCTGGCCGCCGGAAGGCTACGGCTGTGAAACCCTGAAGCGGTTACTGACAAAGTATGATGTAAAAACAGGCTATCTCAACTGGTATATCATACTTAACCAATCCGGCATTCACCGCCAGCTTATCGGTCAGGCCGGATTTAAAGGGGAACCTACCGCCGAAGGCCGCATGGAAATAGACTACTCCATATTAGAGCATTACCAGCACCACGGATACGCTATGGAAGCAGTTCACAGCCTTATCGGCTGGATACTTGGTGACCAAAGCGTCAGAGAGATTATTGCCCAGACATATCCGGAATCTATAGCCGCCCAGAAACTTCTGGTAAAAATAGGCTTCAGCGCTTCCGGTAAAGGCGCAGAGCCGGGTACAATTCTTTTTACCCTCCCGCGCGAAGACTATAAAACCGAACTGCCGCCCATATCTGAAGGAGATAAAACTATGAAAGAAGATTTAAAAGCTAATTCCCGCAAGGCTGCTGAGAGTTTCGGAGAGATGCTGGCCGCTTTCGGAAGCGCCGTCAGCGAAATATTTAATGACCCCTCGTTAAAAGAGAAGGCCAAAGAATTTGGGCGGAGTGTCTCAAATTCGGCCGGAGCTGTCACAGACCGTTTTAAAGACGAGGAGGTAAAGGTAAAATTTAAAGAAGTGGGTGACGCTGCCCAGAGTTTCGGCAAGAACGTGAGCAATATCTTCAAGGACGACAAAAAAGAACCCAAAAAGCCGGATACCGAAACTTAG